The DNA sequence acaaataaagctgccttgccttgccttgccttcagTAAATCATTTGTTTTGGTAGATTCATCTATAGTTAAAATTGCCGATTTGTTGTACCTGTTTTTAATCACATAAATCTCCCTGAAATCTGCTTTATGATTGATGTTTACCTTTGGTTTATTCTGCAGCtatctcacggcagtttgtgaaatggtcacgttatttaatctattgattcatgTACACAGACACGTTTAACCGTGTTGGTTATTCCTTGATGTCCTTCCTTTTAGTGAATTAACTCTTCAGATGTGACGCTGTCGCTGATACAAAAATTAATTAACTTAACTCAGTTTGGCTGAAACATTCCAACACTTATGTAATAAAAAGACTCTTTTGGCAGTAGAGGTATTTCACATAAATCATGTGGTCTGCTACAGCTGGCGGACTAGAGATCGTAACCAATTTTGTGTCCGTTGCTGAATGTGTTTTTACTGATCCACTGAGAGGGCGGTTGATTGGTCTGATTACTTATCTTCATTCAAAAGTCCATTCCCCTGAGCTCCATTACACATACTGATGGCCTATTGTGGCGGCCTGCAGTTCTGACAGCTTGTGTGCAGGTCTCAGGCTGTGGCTGAGACGAAATGGTAATCAGGGATACTGATAGGAGACAGATTGAAGGCTGGATTGATGCATAATGCAGCACCTGTTCAATCTGCAGATGCTGGATGATATATGCATATTTATAACGATCAatctatagatagatagatagatagatagatagatagatagatagatagatagatagaaatattttcttcttttggtCAACATGGGTCTGTTTTGACTTTTCTATTCAAAGTAATGTTGAGATGTCATGACATGCTATGAGAGATAACACGTGTTTTGATTTTCTCCTCGACAGTTCATTTCTCATCTGTCTGGATTGTGTTCCTGGCTTCCCAGCGCTGTCACCAAGCTGTTATTCATCCCTGCATCATGGAGGCTCAGCCTGGTGCATCATGGGAGCTCATCAACAGTGTGACAGATACAATATATGAGGGCTGAGAGGTCGTCATGGAGACTGACAGCTACACCCCAGGCCCAGCCTCCAGTGACTGGCTCGGGACGGTGGCCGGCCTGGAGGGAATGGGAGTCCTTCAGGAGCATGAAGGAGGGGGCTTGCCCAGCAGCCCGGCGTCCTGGTACACGCCATACTCGCTGGGCTTCCAGGTGTCGCTCACTTCCTTCCTCATGCTGGAGCTGGTGTTAGGTTTCAGCAGCAACCTGACTGTGCTGGTGCTCTACTTCTCTCAATCCAATTTAGTGGACTCGGTGAGCAATATGGTGACTGTCAATCTGCATGTGCTGGATGTGGcggtgtgtgtgctgtgtctgCCCCTCACTCTGGTGATTGTGCTGCTGCCTCCAGGACCAAACCTGGCCCTGCTCTGCTGCTTCCACGAGGCATGTGTCACATTTGCCAGCATATCCACAGCCATCAACATCCTGGTCATCAGCTTGGACCGATATGACATCTCAGTGCGGCCTGCCAACAGGCTGCTGACCACACGTAGAGCAACGCTGCTCCTGGCTGCCGTTTGGGTCACCTCGGTAGCTGTGTTTTTTATCCCATTCTTAGAGGTGCAGTGGTCCAGTGGAGAaggagcagaggagagagggaaggtgACACGCTTGTCGCTGTCCTCACACGGTATCAGTTCCAGCGAGGTGCCAGCGTGGCGCAACCAGACACTGCTGTGTGTTGGCGGGCAGGACTACCACACAGGCCTGGGTATGCATTTCCATCTTATCCTGCAGGTACCCATCTTCTTCACCACAGTGGCAGTCATGCTGTTTACCTACTCCAGAATATTGAGGGCTTTAAACATCCGCATCGGCTCCCACATGAAGAAGGGCCAGCAGTTCAGGGGGCCCcacaagagacagaaaaaaaaggtggGGCTCAGAATGAATAATAGTGGTGGGGAGGTAGGAGGGGAGCAGTGCACCACAGATGGTACTAAACAGCTCAGCCATCCTCCCCTcatcccttcctcctcccccacccccacagCTACCTCCCCGCCCGCGCTGTCTTCTTCTGCTCCGCTAGTCACCTCTGACACAGGCGCCGCGACCGCCATGCCCACCACGAGCGTCCAGGCCTCTGTGTCGGCCATCATTGCCCTGAGGCGGGCAGTGCGGCGACACAGGGATCGACGCGAGCGGCAGAGGCGGGTGTTCAAGATAtccctcatcatcatcaccaccttTCTGGGCTGTTGGGCTCCCCTCTCTGTGACCAACATGCTTATCCTGGGCATAGGCCCCAGTGACGCCCTGGTCAGCCTACGCCTCTGGTTCTTAGCCCTGGCCTACGGCACAACTGTCTCCCACCCTCTGCTCTACGCTTTCACCCGACAGAAGCTACGGCGTGCCCTCCGTGCTAAGGTTAAGAAAAGGGTGGTGTCCCTGCTCCAGGTAGACCCTTCACCAGGGGGCACTATCATACACAACTCCTGGGTGGAGAACAGAAAAACCAGCCGGCAGGTGCGGCTGGAAGCAAGCAAAGGTACTGACCGCTGCTTGGCAGAGGTC is a window from the Perca flavescens isolate YP-PL-M2 chromosome 4, PFLA_1.0, whole genome shotgun sequence genome containing:
- the LOC114553747 gene encoding G-protein coupled receptor 22, with protein sequence METDSYTPGPASSDWLGTVAGLEGMGVLQEHEGGGLPSSPASWYTPYSLGFQVSLTSFLMLELVLGFSSNLTVLVLYFSQSNLVDSVSNMVTVNLHVLDVAVCVLCLPLTLVIVLLPPGPNLALLCCFHEACVTFASISTAINILVISLDRYDISVRPANRLLTTRRATLLLAAVWVTSVAVFFIPFLEVQCSSEVPAWRNQTLLCVGGQDYHTGLGMHFHLILQVPIFFTTVAVMLFTYSRILRALNIRIGSHMKKGQQFRGPHKRQKKKVGLRMNNSVTSDTGAATAMPTTSVQASVSAIIALRRAVRRHRDRRERQRRVFKISLIIITTFLGCWAPLSVTNMLILGIGPSDALVSLRLWFLALAYGTTVSHPLLYAFTRQKLRRALRAKVKKRVVSLLQVDPSPGGTIIHNSWVENRKTSRQVRLEASKGTDRCLAEVL